TTATCAGCTATTGATGTGCATGGACATGTTTATGATGATCAGGGAAAACCACTTGTAGGAGCGACAGTAGCCATAAAAGGAACAAGGCAGTCGGTTAAAACTGTAGAAAACGGAGGATTTATATTGCTAAATGTTAGTGAGAAAGCAGTGTTAACTGTCTCATTTGTGGGGTATAAAACTTCAGATTTTGCGCTTAATGGAAGCGCCTACCCTGTTATCAATTTAAAGCCGGCTGTTCAGCAACTGGAGGAATTTAGTGTGGTTAATACCGGATATCAGCAATTGCCAAAGGAAAGAGCCACGGGTTCCTTTACGCAAATTACCAGGGAAATGATCAATAGGGCTGCCGGACCCGACATCTTAACAAGGCTGGAAGGCATCACCAATGGGCTCTTGTTTAATCGTACTGTAGCAACAGGTGAAAATGTGGAAGAGTTTAAACTGGAAAGCAGGGGAAGGGCAACTATTATGTCTGAGTCTTCACCGCTAATTGTTGTGGATAATTTTCCTTTTGAAGGTAATATCCGCGACATTAATCCAAACGATGTGGAGAGTGTGACCATCTTGAAAGATGCCGCTGCAGCGTCTATTTGGGGCGCCAGGGCAGGTAACGGCGTTATTGTAATTACAACCAGACAGGGCGCTTATAATAGAAAGGCAGAGGTGTCCTTCTCTACAAATGCAGCAGTAGTAGCAAAACCTGATCTTTTCTATGACAGGAATTTTATGCCTTCTCCATTAGTGATGCAAGTACAGAAGGAAAGGTTTTTACGTGGCGACTTTATTGGTGATGAAGCCGGTTTTCAGGCATTCTCTCCTTATGTAGAATTGTTGATTAAGCAACGTGATGGGAAGATTAGTGACAATGATTTCTTAAAAGAGGAAACGCGGATGAAAAATTCGGATATCAGGAATGATATTCTTAAATATTTGTACCAGAATGCACTGATGCGACAATATGCCCTAAATGTAAATGGTGGAAGTAATCAAAACAGGTATTATTTTTCAGCAGGATATGACAAAGGCAGAGATGCAATGGTAGGTGATGACAATCAAAGGCTTACATTGAATATTCAGAATACCTTTAAACCCTCAAAATCATTTGAATTAAACACAAGGTTCGGCTACAGTAGATCAAAGAATAATATGAATGCTTTTAACATCACTGACATTTCTAATGGCAATGCTGGATTGCAGCCGTATACCCGCTTGGTGGATGAGCAAGGAAATCCTGTTTCCCTCGATGTAAATCTCCGCTCGTCTATAACAGAGGCGACCGAAAAGATTGGTTTTTTGCCCTGGCAATACATTCCACTTGATGACGTAAAAATTTCTGATAACACGAGTGCGTCTACCATGCTGAATTTACAAGGTAGTATCCGTTATCAATTGACGGAAGGGATTAGTGCTGATGCTACTTATCAGTATTTAGAAACTAAAAATTCAAGTCGGCAGTACTTTTCGCCGGAGTCCTATTATGTTAGAAATCTGGTAAATAATTATAGGCAGGCCGACGGAAGCATGCCTATTCCCCATAACGGGATCTTAAATATGGCAAGCCCGGATGAAAATGTGCAGCATTCTGGAAGGGTACAGTTGAATGCACAAAAGCAGATAGAAGATCATGGAATGGTATTTTTAGCAGGTGCAGAAATTAGACAGTCCATTCAAGAGAGTTTTCCGGGATCTATTTTATATAATTATGATGAGCAACTGGGTGTGGGAACCGCGCGTATGGACTTCGTAAAAAGATATAAATTATATTCTTCCTGGGCAGATGCGACCATTCCAGGACCTGATGAAAGTATTTATTATAGAACCAACCGTTATCTTTCGTATTTTGGCAATGGCTCTTATACCTTCAAATCCAAATACATTCTAAGTGGGAGTGCAAGGTGGGATGGCTCTAACCTGTTTGGTGTTAAAACAAATCAGAAAGGTACCTTACTATGGTCGGCCGGCGCCAGTTGGTTACTTTCTTCAGAAAGTTTTTTTAAATCCGACTGTGTAGACAACCTTAGAATCAGGGCAACTTATGGAAGCAGTGGAAATGTAAATAAGGACGTATCCACCTTCACGGTAATTAACTATGCGGCGTCTGCTTACAGAGATCCTAACCTCGAAAGATATGCTAGCATCATTTCCCCTGGCAATCCTTCATTGAAATGGGAGAAAGTAAACACATTGAATTTTGGTTTGGATTGGTCTTTATTTAAAGGAAGGGTTAGTGGCGGCTTCGAATTTTTTGCTAAAAAAGCTGTGGATTTGATAGGAGATGCTTTTCTCCCGCCATCTACGGGCATTAATGATGCAAACTATCAAATCTACTCTTATCGGTATAACTATGCCTCTATCATGACAAAGGGGATTGACCTTCAGTTAACGACAAAAAATCTACAGGGCAATGTGAATTGGCAAACCACCTGGCTCTTTAATTATGCCAAGGATAAAGTTTTAAATTATTATAATACCCCTACATCAAATGGATTTACATACACTGGTTATTATGTTCCACTAGAAGTTGGACGCTCTGTATCTGGTATTTATGCGTTACCCTGGCATGGACTAGATCCAGCCAATGGTAAAGTAATAGTATATAAAGACGGGCAACGGACTTCAGATTATCTCGAATATGTTTACTCTGTAAAACCAGGTGACATGATTTATGCAGGAGTTACTGATCCTCCTTACTATGGGTCAATTTTGAATAATGTGGAGTGGAGGCGGTTTCAGTTGAGTGTATTGCTGACCTGGAAAGCTGGGTATGTGTATCGCAGAACATCTTTGTTTCCAGGTATGGAATACGCAATGAACCGAACTTATCATGCTGATGTATTGAATAAATGGCAAAAACCAGGAGATGAATTGTTTACGAATGTCCCGGCTGGTGGTGGTTTAAATGGATATGATCAGAACGAAGCGGCTGCTTATATGCAGTCTCAGGTGCTCATCTCAAAGGGGGATCATATAGCTGTGCAGGATGTGAATTTCAATTATACCTTTTTACCGGGAAAAAAAGCGAATCCATTTTTTAAGTCGGTAAGGCTTTATACCTACATACGTAACCTGGGCTTTTTATGGAAGGCAGACCGCAGTAGTGTAGACCCGCAATCACCCAATGCGAGATATCCGCAGCCCATTCAATACAACATGGGTTTACAGTGTACTTTTTAACAAAATACTAATCTTTAATTATGAAATGTTTACTATTTCAATATGTATTCCTTTTTCTGGTCATCTCACTGACCAGTTGTAGCAAGGATTTTCTGGAAGTCAAAGAACTAAAGAGTCTGCAAGTACCCAGTACGATTGCTGATTTTCAAGCCATAGTAGATTATGATTTTGGCTTCACCGGTTATTCTGCACATACCCTTGGCACAAACGGTGCTGATGAATATATTATTACTGATAGAAAATGGAATAGCCTGGCTTCAGATAATAACTTATATCTCAGGGATGTATATGGTTGGTCTAAGCGGATTGATATGATACAATATGAAAAAAGTCCGGATTGGAAACGCTCTTACTTTTATATCTTTTATGCAAATAACGCAATATCTGGTATCCAATCTATAACGCCTGCAGCCAGCGAACAAGCTGCATGGAACAATGTAAAAGGTACGGCGCTATTTTTTAGGGCCTTCCGTTATTACCACCTTGCACAGCAATATGCATTTCCGTATAAAAAGGCTGAAGATAGTCCGAATGGATTGCCGCTACGTTTGGAGCCCGATGTTACAATGACCGTTAAGCGTTCCTCAGTGCATGCTACTTATAAACAAATCCTCTCCGATGCATTAGAAAGCACAGAGTTGCTTCCAGTGCTCACAAAAAGGACAAATTACATCCGACCCGGCAAGGCTGCCGCTTACGCACTGGTTGCCAAGATTTATCTGATGATGGAAGAATATGAAAATGCCGCGCACTATGCAGATTTATGTCTGGCTCTTAGGGGTGGACTTATTGATTTTAATGCTATAGGGATTGATGATTTACCAATTGATGATTTCCCTTTTTCGCTCGATTATGGGGTGTCTAATCCTGAAGTAATCTACTATATTACCTCTGACCAGTCATATACCAATGCCCTGTACACGATTTCCGAAAATATGGCCACAATGGAACCCTCGCAAATGGCCTTATACGAACCTGGCGACTTGAGGGGCGATGTCTATTTCAGACCGTTCAGAGACATGGATGGCTATAGACACAGAATATATAAAGGTTCTTATGGGGTCTATGATATGTTTTCCGGGCTGGCAACAGACGAAATTTACCTCATACGCGCAGAATGTAATGCCCGGATCAACAGAATAGATAAAGCACTTCAGGATTTGAATCTGCTCTTGAAAAACAGGATCAGAACCAGTTTTTTTACAAATATTACTGAAACAGATCCAGAAAAATTATTGCAGATGATTATAAAGGAGAGAAGAAAAGAGCTTTTGTTTCGTGGCACACGATGGGAAGATCTCCGCAGGCTGAATAAAGAAGCAAGGTTTGCAAAAACTTTGGTAAGGGAAGTCGCCGGACAAAGATTTGAGCTTCCTCCCAATGATCCCCGCTATACCTGGCCCATTCCACAATCTGAAGTAGATGCCTCCGGTATTTTTCAAAATCCCAGATAACTAACAACACTAGAGCAAAAAAAATGAAGATATTATTTATGAGCTGCCTGATGATGGTATTCGCTTTTTCATCAAACGCAACGATACAGACTGCCCCTAAGGCAAAAAAAGTTTTTACCCTAAGGGGAACATTAAAGCAGATTAAGAAAGGGAAGGTGTTTTTAAGACTGAATGGCCAGCCTCAATTGGACAGCGCTATCCTTGACAACGGAAGATTTAGTTTTAAAGGTATACTGAAGGATGATATTGTTACGGCAATGCTGATGATGCAATTGCCGATTAGTAAGGCACAGCGTGAAGCAAATCCTTTTGCCGGAACAAGTAGCCGGTCTTTCTATCTCACCCCTGATCAGATCAGTTTATCTGGTAACCGCCTGGAAGATGTAATTTTCTCTGGAACAAAAGAAATGGAAGAGTTCAGCCTGCTGGAGCGAAAAATAGAAGAGTTTTATGCCCTAACCAGTCCGTCTAGAAAAAATTATATCCGGATTGATACTTCGGCTAATTTTCCAGGGAAAGCCGATTCTCTAGCCTATTATAATGGTCAAATGCAAAGTATAGGAAAGAAATATAAGGAGATGGAAATGAAGTTTTTCTATCAGCACCCTGCCTCTCTGCTTACTATGGCCATGATCAGGGAGAAAACTGCCATTGCTGATCCGGAAAGCGCAGCTGAAATGCAAAAGCTCATTGCTCATTTGAGCCCCAGGCTAAGAAACAGGCCAGATATGCTCGAAATCAGTAAAAGATTACAGTTGCATAGTACCCTCACTATTGGTAAGCCTGCCCTCAATTTTAGTATCCCCGACACCACAGGAACTGCAGTTTCTCTGTCTTCTTATCGTGGAAAATACGTATTGGTTGAGTTTTGGGCAAGCTGGTGCGGTCCTTGCCGTGCACAAACCCCATATCTCTTAGAAAGCTATCATACTTATAAAAACAATAATTTCGATATTCTGGGTATTTCGCTGGATAGTAGCAGGGAGAAGTGGATCAAAGCGATTAAGGAAGATAAACTTCCCTGGGCACAAGTTTCAGAACTGAAAGGATTTAAGAGTGAGATTGTATCGAAATATGGTATTGTTGGAGTTCCTTTAAATTTCCTGATCGATCCGAATGGGAAGATTGTGGCTTGCAACCTAAGGAATGAAGAACTACCGGCCAAATTAGCGGAATTGTTGAGTCCTGCAGTAAAGACTTTTACAATTAGTGGTAAATTAAATTCGATTAAGACAGGCAAAATTCATTTGTCGCAGAAAGCTTCTCTGATGGAAATGTCCAAAAATCCCAATGCTCTTTTGCGCGACAGTGCTGAAATTGTAGACGGACAATTTAGTTTTAAAGGTACGATTAAGGAAGATGTTATTCCGGTCTATCTTTCCATGCTAACACCTTCTAGTGTAAAGGAGCGCGCCGAAGATCCAATGGCAGGCCAGGCTGTTCGTTATTTTTATCTTTCTTCAGGGAATATAAAAGTAGAGGGTGACAATTTTAAGAATTTGATTTTCTCAGGAAATAAAGAAGTAGCTGCTTTCTCCAAACTTGATAGCCTGTTACAACCGGTTCAAAAAATGTCTGATGAGGCATTTCGCCAGCAGTTAAAGTTAACTATGCGAGATGAGTTTCCGGGTAAAAAGGAAGCTTTGATGGCCTGTATGGCAAAGATGGATAGTTTGAACAAAATAGAAAAGAAAATTGAATCGACATTTCTTATACAGCATCCCGACGCACTTTTAAACATTGCAATTATTAAAGAAAGGGCAGGTATGGCAGAGATTGATAATGCTGGTGATATTGGGCGTCTTGCAGCCTCTTTATCTCCTGAACTTAGGAATCGGCCAGATATGATGGCTATAAGCAAAAGAATGAATGCACTAGCATCATTGACGATAGGGAACCCTGCATTGGATTTTAGTATGCCTGACAGCACAGGGAAGTCGATTTCGGTTTCTTCGTTTCGTGGGAAATATGTACTGGTTGAATTCTGGGCAAGCTGGTGCGGGCCTTGCCGCACGCAGATTCCGCATCTGCTAAAAAGTTATGCCGCATTCAAAGATAAAAATTTTGAGATCCTGGGCGTATCGCTTGACAGCAGCAGGGAGAAGTGGTTAAAAGCAGTTCATGATGAGAAACTTCCCTGGACACAAATTTGTGAGGCAAAGGCCTTGGAGAGTAAAGTGGTTTCGATGTATGGTATCACGGGTATTCCATTGAATTTCCTTTTAGATCCCAATGGAGTTATCATTGCAAAAGATCTCAGGGATGAAAAGCTTGCTGAAAAGTTAAAAATGTTATTGAAATAACTCATTAGAACTAATAAAATCATGAAGTATTTATTTCTTATATTATTATTATTATCCGTTTTAATATCGGCAAATGCACAGGGTGTTAACTTTGATCATACACTCAACTGGGAGCAGGTAAAAGCAAAGGCAAAGGCCGAAAACAAATACATCTTTGCAGATTGTTATGGCAGCTATTGTGCTCCTTGTATAAAGATGTTGAAAGATGTTTTTCCGCGTAAAGAGATGGGTGATTTCTTTAATGATAAGTTCATCTGCCTTAAACTTCAATTAGATAGAACAAGTAAAGATGATGAATACGTGAAGATGTGGTACAATGATGTGGAGATGATTGTTAAAAAGTATGGGATGCCATCTTTACCTACATTTTTTTTCTTTTCGCCTGATGGAGAATTGGTGCATAGGGTACCTGGGATAGAAAATGCAAAAAGCCTTATTGCTAAAGCTGCTGATGCGCTTGATCCTGGCAGACAGTATTATACCATGATGGCTAATTTTGAAAAATCGACCAGAAAAGAACCTGAAATGATGATGCGACTGGCAATTGCCGCTCAGGGTGTAATGGAAAGGGAGCATGCACTGAAGTATGCGAGCCAGTATTTGGAGACTCAGAATGACCTGCTTACTAAAGAAAACATTATGTTCTTAAGCCGCTTTACTACTGCCAGAAAAGACAAAGGCTTCGAGGTTTTTCTGAATCATGGCTATCGGGTTGATGAAGTCCTGGGTAAAGGGCAGGCCGCAGAAAGGGTAAGAGGAATTATTTACACGGAGGAATTAATGCCTTTGGTTGCAAAAATAGTCACTGGTGTACCTGATTGGAAGTCCTTGCAAGCAGCTATAGCTGAAAAATATCCCCTTCATGCAGAAGCTGTGGTTGCTAAGTATAAAGTACAGTACTATCAGGGCCAACAAAACTGGAAGTGTTTTCAGGAGACTGCAACTGTTTTTATGAAAAAATATGGCAATGATTTACACCCTCAGGAATTGAACAACTTTGCATGGGCTGTTTTTGAAAACATTTCAGATAAAAATGGTATCAACCTGGCAATGGATTGGATTAATCGTTCGCCTGAAAAAGATCATAACGAATGGCTTGTGAATACCTATGCCAATTTGCTGTACAAAAGCGGTCAGGTAAAGGAGGCAATTGCTATGCAGGAAAAAGCGATTTATATTGCGGATACGAGTGTGAAGCAAGATTACCTCAGCAATTTGGAAAAGATGAAAAAAGGCCAGAAGACCTGGTTGCAATAGCAGATCACAAGGTAAATATTGGAAAGGAGACTGATCATGTAACATGATTCAGTCTCTTTTTTTTATATTTATTTTTCTCCCCATTACCCACTGCCTATGTTTGAGTTGTTCTGTATATAGTAGGGCTTAAAATACAATTAATAGTAAAAAACGAATAAATACAGATGACAGATCCGGAAGCACTCATTGCTAAATATAAAGCAGGAACTTGTACGGCACAGGAGTTAGTGCTCATTGATAAATGGCTGTTGAAAATCGATGCGGGGAATAAAAGTGATTTGAACGACGAAGATTTCGACCAGGCCAGGCAAGAGGTATGGACGCGCATTCAAAGTATGCAAGGAATTAAGACTGGTTTGATGGTTAATCCGGAAACCGGAATGAAAACTTTATGGCCAAGGCTGGCTATTGCCGCTACGGTTTTGTTTGTACTGAGCTTTGGTTTATATTTTTATCAGAAGTACAATGATCAGGGTGCCAAATTTGAAAAGCATGATATTGCGGCTGGTAAACAGGGGGCGACTTTAACTTTAGCCAATGGCAAAAAAATAAGCCTGGGAGAAGCAAAAAATGGGGCGCTGGCCAATGAGCAAGGTGTAAGTATTACAAAAACAGCAAGCGGTCAGCTGCTGTACATACTGGGCAATTCCACTAAAGCTGGAAATCATGCCAGTAACACACTAGCTACCGCTAAGGGGCAAACCTATCAGGTGCAGTTACCCGATGGCTCAAGGGTGTGGTTAAATGCGGCTTCGGAATTGAAATATCCAGTGTCTTTTGCCGGTGCAAAACAGCGAAGAATATCGCTCAGCGGGGAAGCTTATTTTGAAATTTCTAAAGATAGAACCCATCCTTTTGTGGTTAAAACAAGCCAACAGGAAGTTGAAGTACTGGGAACGCATTTTAATATTGATGGTTATGCGGATGAAGCGATGATAAAAACTACCTTATTGGAAGGAGCTGTAAGGGTATCATCCGGTATTGGTGATGAGGGTGTTGTACTTAAGCCCGGCGATCAAGCCACACTTTTTCGGGGAAAGATTGGCGTAGAAAAAGTAAATACGGAACAAGCGGTGGCCTGGCAGAATGGCTATTTTATGTTTGAACATGAAGACATCAGATCTGTGATGCGTAAAATAGCCCGATGGTATAATGTAGAAATTGTATTTGATGGCCCGCTGCCGGAAGATACATTCGGAGGAACAGTGAACCGTTTTGCGAGCGTATCACAAGTACTCAAAAAGCTGGAATTCACCGGGAAAGTTCAGTTTAAGATTGAAGGAAGGAGGATAACGGTGACGAAATAACGATCCTCGAAATAAATTATCCGGTGAAAAAAAGCCAGATGTGTTTGCTGCACAACTGGCCAGATGTCCCGGATGAGTGTAATATAATTTGCGATTCTATCAACTTAACCAAGACAAACAAATGTATAAAAATTATACCAAGAAATTGCTACGCATTATGCGCATTACCACCGTCATATTAATAGCCACCATTATGCAGGTGAGCGCTTCTGGTTTTGCCCAGAAGATTACGCTGTCTGAAAACGGGGTCACACTCAAACACCTGTTTACAGAAATCAGGAAGCAAAGTGGCTACAACTTTTTATATACAGACCAGTTGCTGGCGCAAACCAAAATGGTGACCATAAAAGTGGATCATGCAGAATTAAAGGAGGTTTTAGAAGAATTATTTAAAAATCAACCCCTAACCTATACGGTGGACGACCGAACTGTGATTGTTAAAGAAAAGCCAGTCTCCCTGCTTTCTAAAATTGCTGAGGTTTTCCAGCTACCTGTTGTTGTAGAAGGGAAGGTAACTGATACCACGGGCACGCCCATGCCCGGTGCCTTAATTCGTTCATCTAAAGGTATATTTATTACCGGACCAAGCGGGCGTTTTTCCATTAAAACAGAACTTGGCGATAACATTATTGTAAGCTTCCTCGGCTACGATGCTTATTCTTTTATTGCAAGAGAAAAGATGCCTTTTCAAAATATTCAGTTGCGCAGTTTAACAGCCCAGCTTAGCGAAGTAAAAATCCAGACCGGTTTTCAAACACTGAGCAAAGAAAGGGCTACCGGCGCCTACGCGAAACCGGATATGGAGGTTTTTAAAAACAGAACAGGAACAACCAATATCATTACACGGCTGGAAGGCCTAATACCTGGGATGACCATGGTGCCCGGACCGAGAATAACGGTTAGCAGGAATGGAAGTTCGGCAGGCAATCAAAGTATCATCCGTGGAACCAGCAGTATCTATGTTAACCCGGATCCTTTGTATGTGGTAAATAATGTGATGGTTGAGGACATCACTAATATTAATCCAGATGATGTAGCTGATATTACAGTACTAAAAGATGCCGCTGCAGTAGCAATTTGGGGTTCAAAGGCCGCAAATGGCGTAATTGTAATTACCACAAAGACGGGAGGGAAAAAGCAAAACCTTAAAATCGGTTACAACAGTTATGTCAATTTTGCCGGCAAACCAGATTTTGATTACAGGCCGGTAATGAGCAGCAGGGAATTTATTAACGCTGCGCGTGAAACCTTTAGTGCAACAGATTATCCTTTAAATACGCTGACCTATAACCTGATCGCACCGCATGAATTAATACTCTACAATCAAAATAATTTGCCACAAGCTCAGGTGAATGCAAAGCTGGATAGCCTGGCGGCGATAAATAATATGGACCAGGTAAAGCAACTGTTTTACCGGAATGCCATGAGTTCCAACCAAACCATTTCGGCTTCTGCCGGAGGTGAGGTTTACTCATTTTATGGATCATTATCTTATAATAATGTAACAAGCAACAGACCTGGCGAAAAGAATAACTTATACAGGTTTAATTTTGCCCAGGACCTGAATGTTTCAAAACGGATCAGCGTTTCTTTAAATACTACACTAACGAGCGCTAATAATAGTGGTGTTGCCAATTTGAGTATCGACAATCAGTTTTTGCCCTATCAATTGTTTGCCGATGCTAATGGTACTGCCATTTCGATGCCCTACCTAAGCGGCTGGTCTGAAACGCTGAGACGCGAATACGAACAAAGAGGACGGATCTCCTTAAACTATGTGCCCTTAGACGAACCAGGCTATAGCCGTAACAAAAGCAATAACATTGTTCTCAATTTAAATGGAAAGGTAACTGTAGACGTATGGAAAGGCTTAAGTTTTAGAGGTACGTATGGCTATTTAAAATCTCCAGGTAATAGTGAAAGCTTCAACGACATCCGATCTTTCGCTTCCAGAAAGGAACTCCTGAGTAATACGGTTTCTCCAACCATAACTTCGGTCCCTGTATATTATCTTCCTACAACTGGTGGCCGTTACAGTACATCGAACACAGATCAGCAAAACTGGACCCTGAGGAATCAACTGATTTTCCAGCACAGTTTTAGAGGTGGTAAGGACCGTTTGTCATTAGAAGGAGGACAGGATATTCAGGAACAATTTCTAAAAAGCAGATCAACAACAGTGTATGGCTACAATGAGGCGCTAATGACCTCGCAGCTTCCTGATTATGCAGCGATTAACAGGGGTATTAACCCAATCATCTATGGCAACAGGCCGCTTGAACCTGTTTCTGCCCCAATTGAAAACCTGCAACGCTTTACTTCCTGGTTTGGTTTGGCAAACTATAGTTTTGCTGGTAAATATAATATTGATGCCAGCTGGAGAATAGATCAAAGTAATTTATTTGGTAAGGATAAGTCTGCTCAAAATAAGCCGGTATGGAGTATAGGAGGTAAATGGCTGATGGCAAAGGAAAATTTCATGAAAGATATTTCCTGGTTGAATGAGCTATCGATACGTGCTACCTACGGTATTGCCGGAAATTCACCCCAGGCTGCTGCGGGTTCAAATTTTAACATCTTAGGTGCAGATTATGGTACCAATCCGGGAGGAACCAGTATCAGCGTGCAGTCGCCTTCAAATAATAAATTGATATGGGAGGCAACAAGGACCAAAAACCTTGGTCTGGATGTTTCGGTATTTAGAAACCGCCTTGGATTTAGCCTGGATATTTATGATAAACATACTACAGATCTTTTAGGTAGCTTGATTTTAAATCCTCTAAGCGGATATTCTGCGGTTGTTGGAAATATAGGGGAGTTGACCAATAAGGGGGTAGACCTTTCAATAAGATCGCTGAATGTACAATCACGCGATTTCAAATGGTCCTCAAACCTGGTTTTTAGTTATAACCGAAACAAACTGGTGGATTACGGTGTGCCAAGTCCTTATGCCAATCAGGCAGGGAGTAAAATCTATTCTTCCTATTTTGCCGGATATGGTTTGTTACCGCTGTTTGCCTACCAATATGCCGGGCTGGACAATACAGGAAGTCCTATGATCAGGCTGCAGGATGGTTCCGTTACCAAGAGCCTTTATGTTGCCCAGGGCGATGATGTAGTCTATCAGGGAACTATTATGCCGGTCTTTAACGGGGGATTCTCAAATACATTCAGTTATAAAAATCTTTCCGTTACAGCCAACATGATCTACAATATGGGGCATGTGATGAGAAGGGATGTGAATCAATTTTATACCGGAAGGTTGAGCGGTTCTGCCACTTCATTTAACGGTAACATCAGCCCTGAATTTAACAACAGATGGAAGAAGCCGGGTGACGAGGCCTTCACGGATATTCCAGCTTACGTGGCCAATATGAACGATCACTATAACAACCGGGACATGAATTATTATTTAATGGGCGATGGAAATGTTGTAGATGCGTCATATATCAAATTGAGGGACATTACCTTAAATTACGTTTTACCAAAGGAAGTTTTGAAAGCGGTCAAAATTGCTTCGGCAAGTGTATTTGTACAGGCCACAAATTTCATGGTCTGGAAAGCAAATAAGTATAATATAGATCCTGAATTTCATAACCTGTCTACAGGTGCAAGGAGTATCCCTCCGTTTAAGCACTCCTAC
The nucleotide sequence above comes from Pedobacter sp. MC2016-14. Encoded proteins:
- a CDS encoding thioredoxin family protein, with translation MKYLFLILLLLSVLISANAQGVNFDHTLNWEQVKAKAKAENKYIFADCYGSYCAPCIKMLKDVFPRKEMGDFFNDKFICLKLQLDRTSKDDEYVKMWYNDVEMIVKKYGMPSLPTFFFFSPDGELVHRVPGIENAKSLIAKAADALDPGRQYYTMMANFEKSTRKEPEMMMRLAIAAQGVMEREHALKYASQYLETQNDLLTKENIMFLSRFTTARKDKGFEVFLNHGYRVDEVLGKGQAAERVRGIIYTEELMPLVAKIVTGVPDWKSLQAAIAEKYPLHAEAVVAKYKVQYYQGQQNWKCFQETATVFMKKYGNDLHPQELNNFAWAVFENISDKNGINLAMDWINRSPEKDHNEWLVNTYANLLYKSGQVKEAIAMQEKAIYIADTSVKQDYLSNLEKMKKGQKTWLQ
- a CDS encoding FecR family protein, with the translated sequence MTDPEALIAKYKAGTCTAQELVLIDKWLLKIDAGNKSDLNDEDFDQARQEVWTRIQSMQGIKTGLMVNPETGMKTLWPRLAIAATVLFVLSFGLYFYQKYNDQGAKFEKHDIAAGKQGATLTLANGKKISLGEAKNGALANEQGVSITKTASGQLLYILGNSTKAGNHASNTLATAKGQTYQVQLPDGSRVWLNAASELKYPVSFAGAKQRRISLSGEAYFEISKDRTHPFVVKTSQQEVEVLGTHFNIDGYADEAMIKTTLLEGAVRVSSGIGDEGVVLKPGDQATLFRGKIGVEKVNTEQAVAWQNGYFMFEHEDIRSVMRKIARWYNVEIVFDGPLPEDTFGGTVNRFASVSQVLKKLEFTGKVQFKIEGRRITVTK
- a CDS encoding SusC/RagA family TonB-linked outer membrane protein, producing MYKNYTKKLLRIMRITTVILIATIMQVSASGFAQKITLSENGVTLKHLFTEIRKQSGYNFLYTDQLLAQTKMVTIKVDHAELKEVLEELFKNQPLTYTVDDRTVIVKEKPVSLLSKIAEVFQLPVVVEGKVTDTTGTPMPGALIRSSKGIFITGPSGRFSIKTELGDNIIVSFLGYDAYSFIAREKMPFQNIQLRSLTAQLSEVKIQTGFQTLSKERATGAYAKPDMEVFKNRTGTTNIITRLEGLIPGMTMVPGPRITVSRNGSSAGNQSIIRGTSSIYVNPDPLYVVNNVMVEDITNINPDDVADITVLKDAAAVAIWGSKAANGVIVITTKTGGKKQNLKIGYNSYVNFAGKPDFDYRPVMSSREFINAARETFSATDYPLNTLTYNLIAPHELILYNQNNLPQAQVNAKLDSLAAINNMDQVKQLFYRNAMSSNQTISASAGGEVYSFYGSLSYNNVTSNRPGEKNNLYRFNFAQDLNVSKRISVSLNTTLTSANNSGVANLSIDNQFLPYQLFADANGTAISMPYLSGWSETLRREYEQRGRISLNYVPLDEPGYSRNKSNNIVLNLNGKVTVDVWKGLSFRGTYGYLKSPGNSESFNDIRSFASRKELLSNTVSPTITSVPVYYLPTTGGRYSTSNTDQQNWTLRNQLIFQHSFRGGKDRLSLEGGQDIQEQFLKSRSTTVYGYNEALMTSQLPDYAAINRGINPIIYGNRPLEPVSAPIENLQRFTSWFGLANYSFAGKYNIDASWRIDQSNLFGKDKSAQNKPVWSIGGKWLMAKENFMKDISWLNELSIRATYGIAGNSPQAAAGSNFNILGADYGTNPGGTSISVQSPSNNKLIWEATRTKNLGLDVSVFRNRLGFSLDIYDKHTTDLLGSLILNPLSGYSAVVGNIGELTNKGVDLSIRSLNVQSRDFKWSSNLVFSYNRNKLVDYGVPSPYANQAGSKIYSSYFAGYGLLPLFAYQYAGLDNTGSPMIRLQDGSVTKSLYVAQGDDVVYQGTIMPVFNGGFSNTFSYKNLSVTANMIYNMGHVMRRDVNQFYTGRLSGSATSFNGNISPEFNNRWKKPGDEAFTDIPAYVANMNDHYNNRDMNYYLMGDGNVVDASYIKLRDITLNYVLPKEVLKAVKIASASVFVQATNFMVWKANKYNIDPEFHNLSTGARSIPPFKHSYSIGTNITF